From Rudanella lutea DSM 19387, a single genomic window includes:
- a CDS encoding cystathionine gamma-synthase: MKFGTKAIHAGVHPDPTTGAIMTPIYQTSTYVQESPGKHKGYEYARTQNPTRDALQANLAALENGQHGLCFASGLGATDAILKLFKPGDEIIASSDLYGGTYRIMVRVFSEFGLTFRFVSLDDPANLEAALTDKTRMVWIETPTNPLLRIVDIAAIAQITKTRNIRLVVDNTFASPYLQNPLDLGADIVVHSVTKYIGGHSDTVMGAIITNDDETANQLRFIQNACGAVPGPQDCFLALRGIKTLHVRMERHCQNAQRVAEYLQQHPKVSQVYYPGLPDHPGHELAKRQMRGFGGMVSFELVGDSLPEAVRVMESFEVFSLGESLGGVESLCTHPASMTHASIPKAEREANGLKDTLIRLSVGIEDADDLIADLERAIG, encoded by the coding sequence ATGAAATTCGGAACCAAAGCCATACACGCAGGCGTGCACCCCGACCCCACGACGGGCGCCATCATGACGCCCATTTACCAGACATCAACCTACGTGCAGGAGTCGCCCGGCAAGCACAAAGGGTATGAGTACGCCCGTACCCAAAACCCCACCCGCGACGCTCTTCAGGCCAACCTGGCTGCCCTCGAAAATGGGCAACACGGCCTCTGCTTTGCCTCGGGTCTTGGCGCTACCGACGCCATTCTGAAGCTTTTCAAACCCGGCGACGAGATCATTGCCAGTAGCGACCTCTATGGCGGTACGTACCGGATCATGGTTCGGGTATTCAGCGAGTTTGGGTTGACATTCCGGTTTGTATCGCTCGACGATCCGGCGAACCTCGAAGCAGCTCTGACCGACAAAACCCGCATGGTCTGGATCGAGACACCCACCAACCCCCTGCTCCGCATTGTCGATATTGCGGCTATTGCCCAGATCACCAAAACCCGAAACATCCGGCTGGTAGTCGACAATACGTTTGCGTCACCCTACCTGCAAAATCCACTCGACCTCGGGGCCGATATTGTGGTGCATTCCGTCACCAAATACATTGGGGGGCACTCCGACACCGTGATGGGAGCCATTATCACCAACGACGACGAAACGGCCAACCAACTCCGGTTTATTCAGAACGCCTGCGGGGCGGTTCCGGGGCCTCAGGATTGTTTTCTGGCGTTGCGGGGCATCAAAACGCTCCATGTGCGCATGGAGCGGCACTGCCAGAATGCCCAGCGTGTAGCCGAATATTTACAGCAACATCCCAAAGTAAGTCAGGTGTATTACCCTGGCCTACCCGACCACCCTGGTCATGAACTAGCCAAACGGCAAATGCGGGGCTTTGGCGGGATGGTCTCGTTTGAACTCGTGGGCGACTCGCTGCCCGAGGCTGTTCGGGTGATGGAGAGTTTCGAGGTGTTTTCGCTGGGTGAATCGTTGGGGGGTGTTGAGTCGTTGTGTACGCACCCGGCCAGCATGACCCACGCGAGCATTCCGAAGGCCGAGCGGGAGGCCAATGGCCTGAAAGATACCCTGATTCGGCTTAGTGTAGGCATTGAAGATGCCGATGATCTTATTGCCGATCTTGAACGGGCTATCGGTTAA
- a CDS encoding DUF308 domain-containing protein, which yields METTRSAQRWWLLSARGVIYVLIGVFMFVFSASYSAQSASIIGVLAAVAGILGFIFAFTNERADRNNIWGIMHGVADIAFGIAMFVYSNGTIKGFVDVLGFWAMIYAFLQSVQAMYVFMSARGATVTNYPAKYIHFANVLVSGGLAFTILMRPRGFEDSLGMVGIFPIILGALIVALSWQLKAQAERY from the coding sequence ATGGAAACGACACGCTCAGCTCAACGTTGGTGGCTCTTATCAGCGCGGGGCGTTATTTATGTGCTGATTGGTGTATTCATGTTTGTGTTTTCGGCCAGCTACTCGGCGCAATCGGCCTCGATTATTGGGGTTTTGGCCGCTGTAGCAGGTATTCTGGGTTTCATTTTTGCCTTCACCAACGAACGCGCCGACCGCAATAACATCTGGGGAATCATGCACGGAGTGGCCGATATTGCCTTCGGTATTGCCATGTTTGTGTACTCCAACGGCACCATCAAAGGGTTTGTGGATGTGCTGGGCTTTTGGGCCATGATTTATGCCTTCCTGCAATCAGTACAGGCCATGTACGTATTCATGTCGGCACGGGGCGCTACCGTAACCAACTATCCGGCCAAATACATCCACTTTGCCAACGTACTGGTGTCGGGTGGGCTTGCCTTTACGATTCTGATGCGGCCGCGTGGATTCGAAGACTCGCTGGGCATGGTCGGCATCTTCCCGATTATTCTGGGCGCACTCATCGTAGCCCTGTCGTGGCAGCTCAAAGCGCAGGCCGAACGGTATTGA